A genomic segment from Capra hircus breed San Clemente chromosome 7, ASM170441v1, whole genome shotgun sequence encodes:
- the YJEFN3 gene encoding yjeF N-terminal domain-containing protein 3 isoform X1, with amino-acid sequence MRWGRGTNTHCHVLPLPPEGSRASGLCLKLPLPPWQASIHPCMGQKREPMRVFSSGHGSGGGVRAWLRMLVARFWLHLSVCLSVCLCLPTLTLSTAEAAALERELLEDYRFGRQQLVEWCGHASAVAVTKVFPLPALPRKQRTALVVCGPEQNGAVGLACARHLRVFEYEPTIFYPTRSADPLHRDLTTQCEKMDIPFLSYLPAEVQLINNAYRLVVDAVLGPGVEPAEVGGPCTRALATLKLLSIPLVSLDIPSGWDPETGGDAEDGLRPDVLVSLAAPKRCAGRFSGRHHFVAGRFVPDDVRRKFALRLPGYTGTDCIAAL; translated from the exons ATGCGCTGGGGCCGTGGAACGAACACGCACTGCCATGTGCTTCCTCTACCACCAGAGGGCTCCCGGGCCTCAGGCTTGTGTTTGAAACTCCCACTGCCTCCCTGGCAGGCTTCCATTCACCCGTGTATGGGACAGAAGAGGGAACCGATGAGGGTCTTCAGCTCTGGGCACGGGAGTGGGGGTGGTGTTAGGGCCTGGCTCAGAATGCTGGTGGCACGCTTCTGGCTCCACCTGAGTGTCTGTCTTTCCGTCTGTCTGTGCCTCCCCACCCTGACCCTCAGCACCGCAGAGGCAGCGGCCCTGGAGCGGGAGCTGCTGGAGGACTATCGCTTTGGGCGGCAGCAGCTGGTGGAGTGGTGTGGCCACGCTAGTGCCGTGGCTGTGACCAAG GTGTTCCCTCTGCCCGCTCTCCCCCGGAAGCAGAGGACGGCGCTGGTCGTGTGCGGCCCAGAGCAGAACGGAGCGGTGGGGCTGGCGTGCGCGCGGCACCTGCGGGTGTTT GAGTACGAACCCACCATCTTCTACCCCACGCGCTCAGCGGACCCACTGCACCGGGACCTGACTACTCAGTGTGAGAAGATGGACATCCCCTTCCTGTCCTATCTGCCCGCAGAG GTCCAGCTCATCAACAACGCATACAGGCTGGTGGTGGACGCTGTGCTGGGCCCTGGTGTGGAGCCGGCCGAGGTCGGGGGTCCTTGCACACGCGCACTGGCCACACTCAAGCTACTGTCCATCCCGCTTGTGAGCTTGGACATCCCCTCAG GCTGGGACCCAGAGACTGGCGGCGACGCCGAGGACGGGCTGCGACCCGACGTGCTCGTATCGCTGGCGGCGCCCAAGCGCTGCGCCGGCCGCTTCTCCGGGCGCCACCACTTCGTGGCGGGCAGGTTCGTGCCCGACGACGTGCGCCGAAAGTTCGCTCTGCGCCTGCCGGGGTACACGGGCACCGACTGTATCGCGGCGCTCTGA
- the YJEFN3 gene encoding yjeF N-terminal domain-containing protein 3 isoform X2 — protein MSSTDGPDLAEAPEERCFLSTAEAAALERELLEDYRFGRQQLVEWCGHASAVAVTKVFPLPALPRKQRTALVVCGPEQNGAVGLACARHLRVFEYEPTIFYPTRSADPLHRDLTTQCEKMDIPFLSYLPAEVQLINNAYRLVVDAVLGPGVEPAEVGGPCTRALATLKLLSIPLVSLDIPSGWDPETGGDAEDGLRPDVLVSLAAPKRCAGRFSGRHHFVAGRFVPDDVRRKFALRLPGYTGTDCIAAL, from the exons CACCGCAGAGGCAGCGGCCCTGGAGCGGGAGCTGCTGGAGGACTATCGCTTTGGGCGGCAGCAGCTGGTGGAGTGGTGTGGCCACGCTAGTGCCGTGGCTGTGACCAAG GTGTTCCCTCTGCCCGCTCTCCCCCGGAAGCAGAGGACGGCGCTGGTCGTGTGCGGCCCAGAGCAGAACGGAGCGGTGGGGCTGGCGTGCGCGCGGCACCTGCGGGTGTTT GAGTACGAACCCACCATCTTCTACCCCACGCGCTCAGCGGACCCACTGCACCGGGACCTGACTACTCAGTGTGAGAAGATGGACATCCCCTTCCTGTCCTATCTGCCCGCAGAG GTCCAGCTCATCAACAACGCATACAGGCTGGTGGTGGACGCTGTGCTGGGCCCTGGTGTGGAGCCGGCCGAGGTCGGGGGTCCTTGCACACGCGCACTGGCCACACTCAAGCTACTGTCCATCCCGCTTGTGAGCTTGGACATCCCCTCAG GCTGGGACCCAGAGACTGGCGGCGACGCCGAGGACGGGCTGCGACCCGACGTGCTCGTATCGCTGGCGGCGCCCAAGCGCTGCGCCGGCCGCTTCTCCGGGCGCCACCACTTCGTGGCGGGCAGGTTCGTGCCCGACGACGTGCGCCGAAAGTTCGCTCTGCGCCTGCCGGGGTACACGGGCACCGACTGTATCGCGGCGCTCTGA